In Saccharicrinis fermentans DSM 9555 = JCM 21142, a genomic segment contains:
- the dusB gene encoding tRNA dihydrouridine synthase DusB → MKIGNLELRKEPLLLAPMEDVTDPSFRLLCKKYGADLMYTEFVSADALVRSIEKTQRKLKIFVQERPVGIQLYGKDIEAMVEAAKIAEQAGPELIDINFGCPVKKIATKGAGSGMLRDIPKMIEMTAKIVRAVKLPVTVKTRLGWDEDSKIIVEVAERLQDAGIKALTIHGRTRAQMYNGEADWSLIGDVKNNPRMHIPIIGNGDLSSPQKARLYLDRYGVDGLMIGRSSIGRPWIFREIRHFLDHGQLLDTPAIPEHVEMIREHLNNSTEWLGERRGILHMRRHLAITFKGLRDFRDLKIKMLRANTAQEVHECLDTIKERYADCTSLIE, encoded by the coding sequence GTGAAGATAGGAAATTTAGAACTGAGAAAGGAACCCTTATTATTGGCACCAATGGAAGATGTTACAGATCCTTCATTTCGCTTGTTATGCAAAAAATATGGTGCTGATTTGATGTATACAGAATTTGTTTCTGCAGATGCACTGGTGCGCAGCATCGAGAAAACACAACGTAAACTTAAGATATTCGTTCAGGAACGCCCTGTAGGCATTCAACTATATGGTAAAGATATTGAAGCCATGGTAGAGGCAGCTAAGATAGCAGAACAAGCAGGTCCTGAACTAATAGATATTAACTTCGGCTGTCCAGTAAAAAAGATAGCCACCAAAGGAGCTGGATCCGGTATGCTCAGGGATATTCCCAAAATGATTGAGATGACCGCAAAAATTGTACGTGCTGTCAAACTGCCAGTGACCGTTAAAACGCGTTTAGGCTGGGACGAGGATTCAAAAATCATTGTTGAAGTTGCCGAGAGACTGCAAGACGCAGGTATCAAAGCACTCACCATCCATGGCAGAACACGCGCTCAGATGTATAATGGAGAAGCCGATTGGTCACTAATTGGGGATGTGAAAAACAACCCGCGAATGCATATCCCTATCATTGGGAACGGCGACCTTAGCAGTCCACAAAAAGCAAGACTATACCTAGATAGATATGGTGTTGATGGATTAATGATTGGTCGATCCTCCATTGGCAGACCTTGGATTTTCAGAGAGATACGCCATTTTCTGGATCATGGGCAACTACTAGATACCCCAGCAATACCTGAACATGTTGAGATGATTCGCGAACATCTTAACAACAGTACAGAATGGCTGGGAGAAAGAAGAGGTATACTTCATATGCGTCGTCACTTAGCCATTACCTTCAAGGGCTTACGTGATTTCAGAGATTTAAAAATAAAGATGCTCAGAGCCAATACAGCACAAGAAGTTCACGAATGTCTGGACACAATAAAAGAAAGATATGCTGATTGCACCTCACTCATAGAATAG
- the istA gene encoding IS21 family transposase has translation MWYKVKELSSQGLNQSQIKLELGIDRGTVRKYLSMSEAQFLAWISTPRRMPKKLNEYYNFVKELLERGPYLSAAQIEDRLKEHYSDLPNVSSKTVYNFVQTVRKEQNIPKHKEKLPRQYEKLPETEYGEEAQVDFGSYRMLSSGSGRIKIYFFTMVLSRSRQKFVYCQRIPFTTETANYAHELAFEYFEGIPRRIIYDQDRVFVKDENLGDVLLTDGFMQFTNAHPFEVIFCRKADPESKGKVENVVKYVKHNYLKGRVFQDIDRLQKEVLQWLDRTGNAKIHGTTRRIPKQEWEKEKQYLLTYSGKPEKPFLNLPIYPVRKDNTVLYRSNYYSLPLGTYQDRGANVLLEEKEMKRFFYTIDNQLLATHELSLDTGRIIKNNDHAREKSKTLQKTYELVFESLRYIPQAEQYLAAIEKDKPRYFHDNLRVIQKNIESSSQEIINLALLYCYENQILNANRFAEVLNYFENEQALKNVKHNVCIETGNLNKQQNADMQPQKSDINEYESIMN, from the coding sequence ATGTGGTACAAAGTTAAAGAATTATCATCACAAGGACTAAACCAAAGTCAAATCAAATTAGAGTTAGGTATCGACAGGGGAACTGTACGTAAATACCTTTCCATGAGCGAAGCACAATTTCTAGCATGGATTAGTACTCCACGGCGAATGCCAAAAAAACTAAATGAGTATTATAATTTTGTCAAAGAATTACTGGAGAGAGGCCCCTATTTATCAGCAGCTCAGATTGAAGATAGATTAAAAGAACATTATTCTGATCTGCCGAATGTAAGTAGTAAAACAGTCTATAATTTTGTTCAAACAGTAAGAAAGGAACAAAATATACCCAAACATAAAGAGAAACTTCCACGCCAATACGAGAAGCTTCCCGAAACAGAATATGGAGAAGAGGCACAAGTAGATTTTGGATCATACCGAATGCTTAGTAGTGGAAGTGGCAGAATTAAGATTTACTTTTTTACAATGGTACTTTCCCGTTCCCGACAAAAGTTTGTTTACTGTCAACGAATACCATTTACTACAGAGACAGCAAATTATGCACATGAACTGGCATTCGAATATTTTGAGGGAATCCCCCGTCGAATAATCTACGATCAGGATCGTGTTTTTGTAAAAGATGAAAATCTTGGCGATGTTCTTCTTACTGATGGATTTATGCAGTTTACAAATGCACATCCCTTTGAGGTAATATTTTGCAGAAAAGCTGACCCTGAAAGCAAAGGAAAAGTTGAAAATGTAGTAAAATACGTAAAACACAATTATCTGAAAGGAAGAGTATTCCAAGATATTGACAGGTTGCAAAAAGAAGTTTTACAATGGCTTGATCGCACTGGAAATGCGAAGATACATGGTACAACCAGGCGTATTCCAAAGCAAGAGTGGGAAAAAGAAAAGCAATACCTGCTGACTTATAGTGGAAAACCGGAAAAACCATTTTTAAACTTGCCGATATATCCTGTGAGAAAAGATAACACGGTACTTTATCGAAGTAATTACTACAGCTTGCCTTTGGGTACATATCAAGACAGGGGTGCCAATGTTTTACTGGAAGAAAAAGAAATGAAGCGTTTCTTTTATACGATTGATAACCAGTTGCTGGCCACACATGAGCTGTCTTTAGATACAGGTCGGATTATTAAAAATAATGACCATGCAAGGGAAAAGTCAAAGACTCTGCAAAAAACCTATGAGCTGGTTTTTGAAAGCTTAAGATATATTCCTCAAGCCGAACAATATTTGGCAGCAATAGAGAAAGATAAACCCCGGTATTTTCATGATAATCTCCGAGTTATACAAAAGAACATTGAAAGTTCATCTCAGGAAATAATCAACTTAGCCCTGCTTTACTGTTATGAAAATCAGATACTAAATGCCAATCGTTTCGCCGAAGTTCTGAATTATTTTGAAAATGAGCAAGCTCTAAAGAATGTAAAACACAATGTTTGTATAGAAACCGGCAATCTGAATAAGCAACAAAATGCTGATATGCAACCTCAGAAAAGTGATATCAATGAATATGAATCAATAATGAATTAG
- a CDS encoding glycoside hydrolase family 117 protein, producing the protein MESCCKQNANDQSPDQTEVSDALIERYGITDKKHLSAASKRALKWPTYGNEWFIRFSEQPLKGDLAYEEGVVRRDPSAIIQHHDRYYVWYTKSTGPTQGFEGDIEKDKVFPWDRSDIWYATSLDGITWKEEGLAIPRGKKGQYDDRSVFTVEIMQWEGMYYLCYQTIKSPYTHRTKNQVGLAWSDSPDGPWTKSKEPILSPADNGEWLPGKKNRFEVIKKGDFDSHKVHDPCIIPFQGKFYLYYKGERMGEEMYFGGREIRHGVAIADNPKGPYIKSSYNPISNSGHEICVWKYNGGIASLITTDGPEKNTIQWSPDGINFEIMSSIPSAPHAIGLNRTVDNEKDPTEVMRWGLTHEYVTGDYQCIKRFTSRRKQRHGNFVDFAQ; encoded by the coding sequence ATGGAAAGTTGCTGTAAGCAAAACGCAAATGATCAGAGTCCCGATCAAACAGAAGTCTCAGATGCATTAATCGAACGATATGGAATAACCGATAAAAAACACTTAAGCGCAGCGAGCAAAAGAGCACTTAAATGGCCAACCTACGGTAATGAATGGTTTATTCGTTTTTCGGAACAACCACTAAAGGGAGACTTGGCATACGAAGAAGGCGTTGTCCGTCGAGATCCCAGTGCCATCATTCAGCACCATGATCGCTATTACGTTTGGTATACCAAAAGTACAGGACCAACACAAGGTTTTGAGGGTGATATTGAAAAAGACAAAGTATTTCCATGGGACAGAAGCGACATATGGTATGCAACTTCCTTGGATGGTATCACTTGGAAAGAAGAAGGACTTGCCATTCCCCGTGGCAAAAAGGGTCAATATGATGATCGTTCCGTATTTACAGTGGAAATCATGCAATGGGAAGGCATGTACTATCTATGTTATCAAACCATAAAGTCGCCTTACACACATAGAACCAAAAATCAAGTCGGTCTGGCATGGTCAGACTCTCCTGACGGGCCATGGACAAAAAGCAAAGAACCAATATTAAGCCCTGCCGATAACGGAGAGTGGTTACCCGGCAAAAAAAACAGATTTGAGGTAATTAAGAAAGGAGACTTTGACAGTCATAAAGTTCACGATCCATGCATCATTCCATTTCAGGGAAAGTTTTACCTGTATTACAAAGGCGAACGCATGGGCGAAGAAATGTATTTCGGAGGTCGAGAAATAAGACATGGTGTAGCCATCGCCGACAACCCCAAGGGACCATATATTAAATCATCTTATAACCCAATCAGTAATAGTGGACACGAGATATGCGTGTGGAAATACAATGGAGGTATTGCCTCCTTAATCACTACCGATGGTCCTGAAAAAAACACCATCCAATGGTCACCCGATGGCATCAACTTCGAAATTATGTCATCCATCCCCAGTGCACCCCATGCCATTGGACTCAACCGCACTGTTGACAACGAGAAAGATCCTACAGAAGTAATGCGTTGGGGATTGACCCATGAATATGTCACTGGCGACTACCAGTGTATCAAACGATTTACATCTAGACGCAAGCAACGTCATGGCAACTTTGTAGATTTTGCACAATAA
- the istB gene encoding IS21-like element helper ATPase IstB — protein sequence MKLLDQIKNYADILRLTKMKNEPEAVLHQAQIDKPSYQEFALQLLQREVQHRKKTDLDRRMKLARLPKDHNLDKYDFNMANGMTVPQLKQLRELLWMEQNYNLILMGPSGTGKTYVAAGLINDAVKSGHKAYFITMEELITVLKMKEMISGALNTYNRLLKAHLVAIDDIMLFPIKKHEAVAFFNLINHLHEQTSVIITTNKSPQQWAEMLDDEVLATALLDRLLFKCEVVKLEGKSYRMENRKTIFEQQSTL from the coding sequence ATGAAGCTATTAGATCAAATTAAAAACTATGCCGATATTTTACGGCTAACAAAGATGAAAAACGAACCAGAAGCAGTGCTTCATCAGGCACAGATAGATAAACCATCTTATCAGGAATTTGCATTACAGCTCTTGCAAAGAGAGGTGCAGCACAGAAAGAAAACAGATCTTGACAGGAGAATGAAATTAGCCCGATTACCCAAAGATCACAACCTGGACAAGTATGACTTTAACATGGCAAATGGTATGACTGTGCCTCAACTGAAACAATTACGGGAATTATTATGGATGGAACAAAATTATAACCTGATACTAATGGGCCCCTCAGGAACAGGAAAAACGTATGTGGCGGCAGGACTGATTAACGATGCTGTAAAATCTGGTCATAAAGCTTACTTTATCACAATGGAGGAACTAATAACGGTGTTAAAAATGAAAGAAATGATATCTGGTGCGCTTAACACTTATAATCGTCTTTTAAAGGCTCATTTAGTGGCTATAGACGATATAATGCTTTTTCCTATTAAGAAACATGAAGCAGTTGCATTTTTCAACCTGATAAATCATCTGCACGAACAAACGTCTGTAATAATCACAACAAACAAATCCCCTCAGCAATGGGCAGAAATGCTCGATGATGAAGTCTTGGCAACTGCTTTGTTAGATAGATTATTGTTTAAATGTGAAGTTGTAAAACTCGAAGGTAAAAGTTACAGAATGGAAAACAGAAAAACAATCTTCGAGCAGCAATCAACCCTCTGA
- a CDS encoding tetratricopeptide repeat protein has product MDNKKRICSMFVLMVLFLLHFSALLFSQSIDQVRKNFTRARDIKYSQMDSSLFYFEKSRQDFLVLGDTLMAIKCLLESSVVNTTKADYSKSYDGYWEALSLSEGVGSKELAASACDGLGTLYGLFYRHEKALAYYRKSLAIRKKLVEQGDIALTELLGTYYLMAINFREQQKISTAQQYLDTCYQIRKAYPSKTVYIDAEQGYLYYYQNRLPEAERILTEVEKSFLSANESYLVILYSFMGDLYNKMNDFDKSSYYYLQSLEAAKKYRSHQNYVPEVYKKLGDLYMSVHKSRQAYFYLTKSFNANDSLFGARSDNNRRFIEIKDQFRREQEEQQKLLEKARLTKLENEKRILFLRNSVLTIVLIFLVLISFFALLYLKHRHKTAEQILKSEQKAKEEKNKEILEVKNKELTSSALQLIEKDELLIEIKNRLNAVKNKDLRDLIAKINANSKHDWKEFDTRFTAVNQGFYKSLSERFPDLTQRDHKLCALIKLNFSSKEMSLLLGISIESVHTSRYRLRQKLKLDKGENLTEFIAKV; this is encoded by the coding sequence ATGGATAATAAGAAACGCATATGCAGCATGTTTGTGTTGATGGTTCTGTTTTTACTTCATTTCAGTGCGCTTTTATTTTCGCAAAGTATCGATCAGGTGCGAAAGAATTTCACAAGAGCGAGAGACATCAAATATTCGCAAATGGATAGCTCGCTTTTTTATTTTGAAAAGTCTAGACAGGATTTTCTGGTATTAGGGGATACTCTAATGGCTATAAAGTGTCTTTTGGAGAGTTCTGTAGTTAATACGACAAAGGCAGATTATTCAAAGTCTTATGACGGATATTGGGAGGCTTTAAGCTTGTCGGAAGGTGTTGGCTCAAAGGAGTTAGCAGCTTCGGCATGTGATGGTTTGGGAACTTTATATGGTTTGTTTTATAGACATGAGAAGGCCTTGGCTTACTATCGTAAATCTTTAGCTATTAGAAAAAAGTTGGTTGAACAGGGCGATATTGCCTTGACCGAACTCTTGGGTACTTATTATCTGATGGCCATCAATTTCCGTGAACAGCAAAAAATAAGTACTGCTCAACAATATTTAGATACTTGTTATCAGATTAGAAAAGCATATCCGAGTAAAACGGTTTATATCGATGCCGAACAGGGGTATTTGTATTATTATCAGAACAGGCTGCCAGAGGCAGAGCGGATACTAACTGAAGTTGAAAAATCATTTTTATCTGCTAATGAATCTTATTTGGTTATCTTATATTCTTTTATGGGCGATTTGTATAATAAGATGAATGACTTTGATAAGAGCTCATACTATTATTTACAATCATTAGAAGCGGCTAAGAAATACAGATCGCATCAAAATTATGTGCCCGAAGTTTATAAAAAGTTGGGCGATTTGTATATGTCTGTTCATAAGTCGCGACAAGCTTACTTCTATTTAACCAAGTCCTTTAATGCGAATGATAGTTTATTTGGTGCCAGGAGTGACAATAATCGTAGATTTATTGAGATAAAGGATCAGTTCAGGCGAGAGCAGGAAGAGCAGCAAAAGTTGTTAGAAAAGGCCAGACTTACTAAGTTAGAAAATGAAAAAAGGATATTGTTTCTTAGAAACTCGGTATTGACCATTGTGCTCATTTTTTTGGTTTTGATTTCCTTCTTTGCGCTTTTATATTTAAAGCACCGTCATAAAACAGCCGAGCAAATACTTAAATCAGAGCAGAAGGCCAAGGAGGAAAAGAATAAGGAGATTTTAGAAGTAAAGAATAAGGAGTTGACATCTTCGGCTTTACAACTGATTGAAAAAGATGAGCTTCTGATAGAAATTAAAAACAGATTGAATGCCGTAAAAAATAAGGACTTGAGGGATTTGATTGCAAAAATAAATGCCAATAGTAAGCATGACTGGAAGGAGTTTGATACGCGGTTTACAGCAGTCAACCAAGGTTTTTATAAATCATTGAGCGAACGTTTTCCTGATCTAACACAGCGTGATCATAAGCTTTGCGCTTTAATCAAGCTCAATTTCTCAAGCAAGGAGATGTCTCTTCTTTTAGGTATTTCAATTGAAAGTGTTCATACCTCGCGTTATCGATTGCGTCAGAAATTAAAGTTAGATAAGGGAGAAAACCTAACGGAGTTTATTGCTAAAGTATAA
- a CDS encoding lysylphosphatidylglycerol synthase transmembrane domain-containing protein, whose product MQTQDNSGKIIKSIRPSRIVWPIIIGIGFSVYMLYHEYQPGSLNVLQLSYKTAFWIAVSLMLMVMRDVCYMYRIRLLSNHKLTWRKAFSVIMLWEFTSAITPSAIGGTSVAIFFLSKEGIRIGRSTALVMVTSFLDELFFIIAFPAVLIFIGRTDIFGFGMDAAENLPWYKNQFMIFALTGYGLKFLYTVVLTYGLFVNPRGLKFLLLWIFKLPIIRKWRPDANESGSDLINTSNEFKQWPLKKWFKAFAATSVSWISRYWVVNTIIISFFGFSFIDFDGHALVFGKQLVMWIMMIISPTPGGSGFAEYVFKEFLAGIVPVGTGVAMAFVWRAISYYPYLFIGGVLVPRWIRKHFIKR is encoded by the coding sequence ATGCAGACTCAAGATAACTCAGGCAAAATAATTAAAAGCATCCGACCCTCAAGGATTGTGTGGCCTATAATTATTGGTATAGGTTTTTCTGTGTATATGTTGTACCACGAGTACCAGCCCGGGAGTCTCAATGTTTTGCAACTCAGCTATAAAACAGCTTTTTGGATCGCAGTTTCTTTGATGCTTATGGTCATGCGTGATGTTTGCTATATGTATCGTATTAGATTATTGTCTAACCATAAGCTCACATGGCGAAAGGCTTTTTCTGTGATTATGCTATGGGAATTTACTTCTGCGATAACACCATCTGCCATTGGCGGAACCAGTGTTGCTATCTTTTTTCTCAGTAAAGAGGGAATACGAATAGGACGAAGCACTGCACTGGTGATGGTCACTTCTTTTTTGGATGAGTTGTTTTTTATTATTGCTTTTCCAGCTGTTTTGATATTCATTGGACGTACAGATATTTTTGGGTTTGGTATGGATGCGGCAGAGAACTTGCCTTGGTATAAAAATCAATTCATGATTTTTGCGTTGACAGGCTATGGCCTTAAGTTCTTGTATACTGTGGTTCTTACCTATGGCTTGTTTGTGAATCCTAGAGGTCTTAAATTTCTTTTGTTATGGATTTTTAAGCTGCCTATTATACGTAAATGGCGTCCGGATGCCAATGAATCAGGTTCTGACTTGATCAATACTTCCAATGAGTTTAAGCAATGGCCCCTGAAAAAATGGTTTAAAGCTTTTGCGGCCACTTCGGTTAGCTGGATTAGTAGATATTGGGTTGTTAATACAATAATAATTTCTTTTTTTGGGTTTTCTTTTATTGATTTCGATGGACATGCCTTGGTTTTTGGAAAACAGTTGGTAATGTGGATTATGATGATTATAAGTCCAACACCGGGAGGTAGTGGCTTTGCAGAATATGTATTTAAAGAATTTTTGGCTGGTATCGTACCTGTAGGTACAGGGGTGGCTATGGCATTTGTCTGGCGAGCAATAAGCTATTATCCCTATTTATTCATAGGGGGTGTCTTGGTTCCAAGATGGATACGTAAACACTTCATAAAACGATAG
- a CDS encoding TlpA family protein disulfide reductase produces the protein MKNFIQLQWNKYKSRKSKAGIVLDFLFLLLLIAMINPTTRTSIKSFVIRHTMSSPKESKNKTQLGQQDYDWRYRDLQGQTQHFADLKGKVIFLNLWATWCPPCVAELGSIDALYQQYHNQVEFVLISNEKSSTIQAFFEKKGYHIPAHTYMDEIPRLLYSKSIPATYIISKKGEVVVNKKGAAQWDSDKSKALLEKLIAE, from the coding sequence ATGAAGAATTTCATACAATTGCAATGGAATAAATACAAAAGCAGAAAAAGTAAGGCAGGTATCGTCCTCGACTTTTTATTTTTGCTTTTATTGATTGCCATGATCAATCCAACAACACGAACAAGCATCAAATCATTTGTCATTCGCCATACCATGAGTTCTCCCAAGGAGTCGAAAAACAAGACACAATTAGGCCAACAGGACTACGATTGGCGCTATCGCGATTTACAGGGACAAACTCAGCACTTTGCAGACTTAAAAGGGAAGGTCATTTTTTTAAATCTATGGGCCACATGGTGTCCCCCTTGCGTTGCAGAGTTAGGCTCCATAGATGCACTTTACCAACAATATCACAATCAAGTTGAATTTGTGCTAATCAGCAACGAAAAAAGCAGTACGATACAGGCTTTTTTCGAAAAAAAAGGATATCACATACCGGCACACACATATATGGACGAAATTCCCAGGTTACTATACTCCAAAAGCATTCCGGCCACCTATATCATCTCTAAAAAAGGAGAAGTGGTTGTAAATAAAAAGGGTGCTGCACAATGGGACAGTGATAAATCAAAGGCATTGTTAGAAAAATTAATAGCAGAATAG
- a CDS encoding ATP-binding cassette domain-containing protein, whose protein sequence is MKGVWMQNLLKGKAEIESLRNKSGLLFSTITLDKIIEEETRHDKYLLSDGSGRSIRTYSSGEQRKALLKYQMEQKPDFLVLDNPFDCLDVESVDQLKQALTVAAQSLPIIQVFKRHKDILPFVTHVLMLDHDQLSEVCAIDKYVLQFSSGKKARLRNGIPAAPKAYKNVPDVLVELRDVQVSYDGRMIVNKINWCVRRGEFWHLKGPNGSGKTTLLSMIYGDNPKAFGQELYLFGAKKGSGESVWEIKEKMGYFTPSLTTLFPGNHSVEQMIISGLVDSVGLYLKPSDQQRHMAREWLEVLNLTDKKEMSFGSLSQVDQRLVLIARAMIKHPPLLILDEPSTGLDDYSASLMVELINIIAAESDSAIIYVSHRKEEGLDAQYTFELKKGDSGSVGVMY, encoded by the coding sequence ATGAAAGGTGTTTGGATGCAGAACTTGTTAAAGGGGAAAGCTGAAATAGAGTCCCTGAGGAATAAATCCGGATTGTTGTTTTCGACTATAACCTTGGATAAAATCATAGAGGAGGAGACCAGGCACGATAAGTATTTATTGTCAGATGGTTCAGGAAGGAGTATTCGGACTTATAGTAGTGGGGAGCAACGCAAAGCATTGCTCAAATATCAAATGGAGCAGAAACCAGATTTTTTGGTCCTGGATAATCCTTTCGACTGTCTGGATGTGGAGTCTGTGGATCAGTTAAAACAGGCGTTGACAGTCGCAGCGCAGTCTTTACCAATCATCCAGGTGTTTAAGCGACATAAAGATATTTTGCCTTTTGTGACGCATGTTTTGATGCTTGATCACGACCAATTGAGTGAGGTATGTGCCATTGATAAATATGTTTTGCAGTTTTCCTCTGGAAAAAAAGCCAGACTGAGAAATGGAATCCCGGCTGCGCCAAAGGCTTATAAAAATGTGCCCGATGTACTTGTTGAGCTAAGGGATGTGCAAGTTAGTTATGATGGTAGAATGATAGTGAATAAGATCAATTGGTGTGTGCGAAGAGGTGAGTTTTGGCATTTGAAGGGTCCCAACGGTTCTGGTAAGACTACTCTGTTAAGTATGATTTATGGTGATAATCCCAAGGCTTTTGGGCAGGAGCTTTACTTGTTTGGAGCCAAAAAAGGTAGTGGAGAGAGTGTATGGGAAATCAAGGAGAAGATGGGTTATTTTACCCCATCTCTGACAACTCTTTTTCCTGGTAATCATAGTGTTGAACAGATGATTATATCGGGTCTGGTGGATAGTGTTGGTTTGTATTTAAAACCAAGCGACCAGCAAAGGCATATGGCGCGAGAGTGGTTGGAAGTATTGAACTTGACAGATAAGAAAGAAATGTCTTTTGGTAGTTTGTCGCAAGTTGATCAGCGTTTGGTGTTAATTGCGCGGGCCATGATAAAACATCCTCCCTTGCTTATTTTGGACGAACCTTCTACCGGCTTGGATGATTATAGTGCATCTCTGATGGTGGAGTTGATTAATATAATTGCTGCAGAAAGTGATAGTGCAATCATATATGTGTCGCACAGAAAAGAAGAAGGGTTGGATGCCCAATATACGTTTGAATTGAAGAAGGGAGATAGCGGTTCTGTCGGTGTGATGTATTAA
- a CDS encoding glycoside hydrolase family 117 protein, with translation MIRITLLKISLVLMAFVWITSCTTGHKESAESSIPTKGFPFILPKEKPNRPLSKAMERNYDRYMAPRPEDNELYSQFKYTELKGFDYNNHDGTISRRDPSKVIFENGQYYVWYTYRHTPTKPMGAKKCNDTIPSADWDLSEIWYATSKDGINWHEQGVAVPRPPKPQVGWRSVTTCDILKFKGKYYLYYQGFMQASGLRGDDCPVAVSYSDSPDGPWTAYNKVVVDNGNEGEWDQYSIHDPNPIVYNDQIYLYYKSDFDGNPRLVRMTGLAIADNPLGPFKKHPLNPVINSGHETSMFPFKEGMAALVIKDGNEHFTIQYAPDGVNFDIAAITKLMPTAAGPFIPDAFTNTKDGRGITWGISHITAATGWENNHAILLRFDCDLSLDVNDQDMKNHNTYYRPEHYYKHSLNAKQKERIREENKRLTGE, from the coding sequence ATGATACGAATCACATTATTAAAAATTTCATTGGTCCTCATGGCTTTTGTATGGATCACATCATGCACCACAGGGCATAAGGAGTCAGCGGAATCAAGCATTCCCACCAAAGGTTTTCCTTTCATCCTACCCAAAGAAAAACCCAATCGCCCATTAAGCAAGGCTATGGAACGCAATTATGACAGATACATGGCGCCACGACCTGAAGACAATGAATTGTACTCTCAATTTAAATACACAGAATTAAAAGGTTTTGATTACAACAACCATGATGGAACCATTTCGCGAAGAGATCCATCCAAAGTGATATTTGAAAATGGACAATACTATGTTTGGTATACATATAGGCATACACCCACCAAACCTATGGGGGCAAAAAAATGCAATGACACAATTCCTTCGGCCGACTGGGACTTATCAGAAATATGGTACGCCACCAGCAAGGACGGCATTAACTGGCATGAGCAGGGAGTGGCCGTTCCACGTCCACCAAAACCACAGGTAGGCTGGCGCTCAGTAACCACTTGTGACATTTTAAAGTTCAAAGGGAAATACTACTTATATTATCAGGGTTTTATGCAAGCCAGTGGCTTACGCGGCGACGATTGTCCCGTTGCAGTCTCCTACTCCGATTCACCGGATGGTCCATGGACAGCCTACAACAAAGTAGTGGTTGACAATGGCAACGAAGGGGAGTGGGATCAATATTCCATTCACGACCCAAACCCAATAGTGTACAACGATCAAATATACCTTTACTATAAATCAGATTTTGATGGGAATCCGCGTTTGGTTCGCATGACTGGATTAGCCATAGCAGACAACCCACTAGGGCCATTCAAAAAACACCCTTTAAATCCAGTGATCAATTCAGGCCACGAAACGTCCATGTTTCCATTTAAAGAAGGGATGGCAGCATTGGTCATCAAAGATGGAAACGAACATTTCACCATTCAATATGCACCTGACGGCGTGAACTTTGACATAGCGGCTATTACCAAACTAATGCCCACTGCAGCAGGACCTTTTATCCCTGATGCTTTTACCAACACCAAAGATGGTCGCGGAATTACTTGGGGTATTTCTCACATCACTGCAGCAACAGGTTGGGAAAACAATCATGCCATATTATTGCGTTTTGATTGCGATTTAAGCCTGGATGTAAATGATCAGGATATGAAAAACCACAACACCTATTACAGACCGGAACACTACTATAAACATAGCTTAAATGCTAAACAGAAAGAAAGAATTCGTGAAGAAAACAAACGGTTAACAGGGGAATAA